From Streptomyces griseorubiginosus, one genomic window encodes:
- a CDS encoding ABC transporter ATP-binding protein produces MIQFDAVHKRFPNGTTAVHDLTLDMPEGGVTVLVGSSGCGKTTTLRMINRMVEPTSGTIKVGGKDVTDQDAAELRRSIGYVIQQSGLFPHRTVLDNIATVPLLLGHGRRKARARAAELLETVGLTAEAGKRYPHQLSGGQQQRVGVARALAADPPVLLMDEPFGAVDPVVRTQLQDELLRLQKELSKTIVFVTHDIDEAVRLGDRIAIFRTGGHLVQCAPPAELLARPADDFVADFLGAERGLKLLSLKTLAAVPQGPAPEGDAWTLVCDDSGRPLHWASRETELPVRPLKDGDSLLAALDESLASPTGLVARVDAAGVLTGVSSRDDIHTHAGRAHTEARVAA; encoded by the coding sequence ATGATCCAGTTCGACGCGGTCCACAAGCGCTTCCCCAACGGCACGACAGCAGTGCACGATCTCACCCTCGACATGCCGGAAGGCGGCGTCACGGTCCTCGTCGGATCTTCCGGTTGCGGCAAGACGACCACCCTCAGGATGATCAATCGTATGGTCGAGCCGACCTCCGGCACGATCAAGGTCGGCGGCAAGGACGTCACCGATCAGGACGCGGCCGAACTGCGCCGCTCCATCGGCTACGTCATCCAGCAGTCGGGCCTCTTCCCGCACCGCACGGTGCTGGACAACATCGCCACGGTCCCGCTCCTGCTCGGCCACGGCCGCAGGAAGGCCCGCGCCCGTGCCGCCGAACTCCTGGAGACCGTCGGCCTGACCGCCGAGGCCGGCAAGCGCTACCCGCACCAGCTCTCCGGCGGCCAGCAGCAGCGCGTCGGCGTCGCCCGCGCCCTCGCCGCCGACCCGCCGGTCCTGCTCATGGACGAGCCCTTCGGCGCGGTCGACCCGGTGGTGCGTACCCAGCTCCAGGACGAACTGCTCCGGCTCCAGAAGGAGTTGAGCAAGACCATCGTCTTCGTCACCCACGACATCGACGAGGCCGTACGCCTCGGCGACCGCATCGCGATCTTCCGCACCGGCGGCCACCTCGTGCAGTGCGCCCCGCCCGCCGAACTCCTCGCCCGCCCCGCCGACGACTTCGTGGCCGACTTCCTCGGCGCCGAGCGCGGTCTCAAGCTGCTCTCGCTGAAGACCCTGGCCGCCGTCCCGCAGGGCCCGGCCCCGGAGGGTGACGCCTGGACGCTCGTATGCGACGACTCGGGCAGGCCCCTGCACTGGGCCTCGCGAGAGACCGAACTCCCCGTGCGGCCCCTCAAGGACGGCGACTCCCTGCTCGCCGCCCTGGACGAGTCCCTCGCCTCCCCCACCGGTCTGGTCGCCCGCGTCGACGCGGCCGGCGTCCTCACCGGGGTGTCCTCCCGCGACGACATCCACACCCACGCGGGCCGGGCGCACACGGAAGCCCGGGTGGCCGCATGA
- a CDS encoding aromatic amino acid ammonia-lyase codes for MASRIVDSPDPVAVGHTGLVILDGIGLGVADVVRLADGSARPVPGTEAMKRVTESWDAARQIAATGRVYGRSTGVGANRNEDVPTDAAAEHGLRLLRSHAGAIGEELPARQVRAMLAVRANQLLAGGAGLRPTVVTALCEALENGAHPVVNEFGSVGTGDIAALAQAGLALTGEHPWRGVVGAPRPQPLDNNDALAFISSNALTLGQAALALHELRGLVEATQVVGALSLLAVDGSHEAYAAPVHAARPHRGSAQVARRMRELIGAEDRPTPPLGRIQDPYGFRCLPQIHGPAHDAADALEEVLAIEINAAAENPLICPEDMAAYHHGGFYQAQLALALDHFRLALTQVARLSTSRLSTLNEPAFTRLRPFLADPEPASSGVMILEYAAGAALGDLRAFSAPASLGHAVLSRGVEEQASFASLAARQTLRACGAYRLVVGCELVAAVRALRQRDLRPDPGLPVGRALELAEAVLDGEQADRPLTADVTAAAALLDRFTEIWRGSEA; via the coding sequence ATGGCGTCTCGGATCGTGGACTCCCCTGATCCCGTCGCGGTCGGGCACACCGGCCTGGTGATCCTCGACGGCATCGGGCTCGGCGTCGCGGACGTCGTCCGGCTCGCCGACGGGAGCGCCCGGCCAGTGCCCGGGACCGAGGCGATGAAGCGCGTGACGGAGTCCTGGGACGCCGCCCGGCAGATCGCCGCGACCGGTCGCGTCTACGGCCGCTCGACCGGCGTCGGCGCCAACCGGAACGAGGACGTGCCCACCGACGCGGCCGCCGAACACGGACTGCGGCTGCTGCGCAGCCACGCCGGCGCCATCGGCGAGGAGCTCCCGGCCAGGCAGGTCCGCGCGATGCTCGCGGTCCGTGCCAACCAGCTCCTCGCGGGTGGGGCCGGGCTGCGGCCCACGGTGGTGACGGCCCTGTGCGAGGCGCTGGAGAACGGGGCCCACCCGGTCGTCAACGAGTTCGGCTCGGTCGGCACCGGGGACATCGCGGCGCTCGCCCAGGCGGGGCTGGCGCTCACCGGGGAGCATCCGTGGCGGGGCGTCGTCGGCGCACCCCGGCCGCAGCCCCTCGACAACAACGACGCCCTCGCCTTCATCAGCAGCAACGCCCTCACCCTCGGCCAGGCCGCCCTCGCCCTGCACGAACTGCGCGGACTCGTCGAGGCCACCCAGGTCGTCGGAGCGCTGTCACTGCTCGCCGTGGACGGCTCCCACGAGGCCTACGCGGCCCCCGTGCACGCCGCCCGCCCGCACCGCGGGTCCGCCCAAGTGGCGCGGCGGATGCGGGAGTTGATCGGCGCCGAGGACCGGCCCACCCCGCCGCTCGGCCGGATCCAGGACCCGTACGGCTTCCGCTGCCTGCCCCAGATCCACGGCCCCGCCCATGACGCGGCCGACGCCCTGGAGGAGGTCCTCGCGATCGAGATCAACGCGGCCGCCGAGAACCCCCTCATCTGCCCCGAGGACATGGCCGCCTACCACCACGGCGGCTTCTACCAGGCCCAACTCGCCCTCGCCCTGGACCACTTCAGGCTCGCCCTCACCCAGGTCGCCCGCCTGTCCACGTCCCGGCTCTCCACCCTCAACGAGCCCGCCTTCACCCGCCTCAGGCCCTTCCTCGCCGACCCCGAGCCCGCCTCCTCCGGCGTGATGATCCTGGAGTACGCCGCCGGAGCCGCCCTCGGCGATCTGCGGGCCTTCTCCGCGCCCGCCTCCCTCGGGCACGCTGTACTCTCCCGGGGCGTCGAGGAACAGGCCAGCTTCGCCTCGCTCGCCGCCCGCCAGACACTGCGCGCGTGCGGCGCGTACCGTCTCGTCGTCGGCTGCGAACTCGTCGCCGCCGTACGGGCGCTGCGCCAGCGCGACCTCCGGCCGGACCCGGGCCTCCCGGTGGGCCGCGCGCTGGAGCTCGCCGAGGCGGTGCTCGACGGGGAGCAGGCCGACCGGCCGCTCACGGCCGACGTGACGGCGGCGGCCGCACTGCTCGACCGGTTCACGGAGATCTGGAGGGGGAGCGAGGCATGA
- a CDS encoding ABC transporter permease, which yields MTIDWSWISGHTDDLTSLTVSHLQAALSAVFFGLLISLPLAVIAHRIRPLRGFLLGFSNVLFTIPSIAIFVLLLPVSGLTRTTTVIGLTVYTLVVLLRNTVEGLDSVPAKTKEAAKAMGTRPLRTLLTVELPLALPVIMAGVRIATVMSISLVSVATYIGDGGLGQLFTDGFQRDFPTPVIVGVVLTLLLAVVADALLVALQYALTPWRRKRA from the coding sequence ATGACCATCGACTGGTCGTGGATCTCCGGCCACACCGACGACCTGACCTCGCTCACGGTCTCCCACCTCCAGGCCGCGCTGAGCGCCGTCTTCTTCGGCCTGCTGATCAGCCTCCCCCTCGCGGTGATCGCCCACCGGATCCGCCCCCTGCGCGGCTTCCTGCTCGGCTTCTCGAACGTCCTGTTCACGATCCCCTCGATCGCGATCTTCGTGCTCCTGCTGCCGGTCAGCGGACTGACCCGCACCACGACCGTGATCGGCCTGACCGTCTACACCCTGGTCGTCCTGCTGCGGAACACCGTCGAGGGCCTCGACTCGGTCCCCGCGAAGACCAAGGAGGCCGCGAAGGCGATGGGCACGCGCCCCCTGCGCACGCTCCTCACCGTCGAACTCCCCCTCGCCCTTCCGGTGATCATGGCGGGCGTCCGCATCGCGACCGTCATGTCGATCTCCCTGGTCTCGGTCGCCACCTACATCGGCGACGGCGGACTCGGCCAGCTCTTCACCGACGGCTTCCAACGCGACTTCCCGACCCCGGTGATCGTGGGCGTGGTCCTCACGCTCCTGCTCGCCGTGGTCGCGGACGCCCTGCTGGTGGCCCTGCAGTACGCCCTGACCCCGTGGCGCCGGAAGCGAGCCTGA
- a CDS encoding cystathionine beta-synthase: MQFHDSMISLVGNTPLVRLNSVTKGIKATVLAKVEYFNPGGSVKDRIALRMIEAAEESGALKPGGAIVEPTSGNTGVGLAIVAQQKGYKCIFVCPDKVSTDKINVLRAYGAEVVVCPTAVDPEHPDSYYNVSDRLVRETPGAWKPDQYSNPNNPLSHYHSTGPELWEQTEGKITHFVAGVGTGGTISGTGRYLKDASDGKVQVIGADPEGSVYSGGSGRPYLVEGVGEDFWPTAYDRTVADEIVAVSDKDSFQMTRRLAKEEGLLVGGSCGMAVVAALRVAERLDENGVVVVLLPDSGRGYLSKIFNDEWMADYGFLEDEGPSARVADVLNDKVHGAIPSLVHMHPDETVGQAIEVLREYGVSQMPIVKPGAGHPDVMAAEVVGSVVERELLDALFAQRASLEDPLEKHMSAPLPQVGSGEPVGDLMTVLGAADAAIVLVEGKPTGVISRQDLLAFLAKGGK, encoded by the coding sequence GTGCAATTCCACGACTCGATGATCAGCCTCGTCGGCAACACCCCGCTGGTGAGGCTCAACAGCGTGACCAAGGGCATCAAGGCGACCGTCCTGGCCAAGGTCGAGTACTTCAACCCCGGCGGTTCCGTGAAGGACCGCATCGCCCTGCGCATGATCGAGGCGGCGGAGGAGAGCGGCGCACTGAAGCCCGGAGGCGCCATCGTCGAGCCGACCAGCGGAAACACCGGTGTCGGGCTCGCCATCGTGGCGCAGCAGAAGGGGTACAAGTGCATCTTCGTGTGCCCCGACAAGGTGTCGACGGACAAGATCAACGTCCTGCGGGCGTACGGCGCCGAGGTGGTCGTCTGCCCGACCGCCGTCGACCCCGAGCACCCGGACTCGTACTACAACGTCTCCGACCGCCTGGTCCGTGAGACGCCCGGCGCGTGGAAGCCCGACCAGTACTCCAACCCCAACAACCCGCTCTCCCACTACCACTCCACCGGCCCCGAGCTGTGGGAGCAGACGGAGGGGAAGATCACCCACTTCGTGGCGGGCGTCGGCACCGGCGGCACCATCTCCGGCACCGGCCGCTACCTGAAGGACGCCAGCGACGGCAAGGTCCAGGTGATCGGCGCCGACCCCGAGGGCTCGGTGTACTCCGGCGGCTCCGGCCGGCCCTACCTCGTCGAGGGCGTCGGCGAGGACTTCTGGCCGACCGCCTACGACCGCACGGTGGCCGACGAGATCGTCGCGGTCTCCGACAAGGACTCCTTCCAGATGACCCGCCGCCTCGCCAAGGAGGAGGGCCTCCTGGTCGGCGGCTCCTGCGGGATGGCCGTCGTCGCGGCCCTGCGTGTCGCCGAACGCCTGGACGAGAACGGCGTGGTGGTCGTCCTGCTGCCGGACAGCGGTCGCGGGTACCTCTCGAAGATCTTCAACGACGAGTGGATGGCCGACTACGGCTTCCTCGAGGACGAGGGCCCCAGCGCCCGCGTCGCCGACGTCCTCAACGACAAGGTGCACGGCGCCATCCCCTCCCTCGTCCACATGCACCCCGACGAGACGGTCGGCCAGGCCATCGAGGTGCTGCGGGAGTACGGCGTCTCGCAGATGCCGATCGTCAAGCCGGGCGCCGGACACCCGGACGTGATGGCCGCCGAGGTGGTCGGCTCGGTCGTCGAACGCGAGCTGCTCGACGCGCTGTTCGCCCAGCGGGCCTCGCTGGAGGACCCGCTGGAGAAGCACATGTCGGCCCCGCTGCCCCAGGTCGGCTCCGGCGAACCGGTCGGCGACCTGATGACGGTCCTCGGTGCGGCGGACGCGGCGATCGTCCTCGTGGAGGGCAAGCCCACCGGGGTCATCAGTCGGCAGGATCTGCTGGCCTTCCTCGCCAAGGGCGGGAAGTAG
- a CDS encoding SGNH/GDSL hydrolase family protein gives MTSMSRARVARRIAAGAAYGGGGIGLVGAAAMGLLLAEMQLARRQVGNGTTPHVPQAEGRYGHAYTVPGEPPLRLVMLGDSTAAGQGVHRAGQTPGALLASGLAAVAERPVELRNVALPGATSDDLDRQVALVLSDPARVPDVCVIMIGANDVTHRMPATRSVRHLSSAVRRLRTAGAEVVVGTCPDLGTIEPVQQPLRWLARRASRQLAAAQTIGAVEQGGRTVSLGDLLGPEFEANPRELFGPDNYHPSAEGYATAAMAVLPTVCAALSLWPADEDRPDVSRREGFLPVARAAAEAASEAGTEVAAAMPTGPTGPWALLKRRRRRRVRATEPAPAVNAVQGEAGSSSG, from the coding sequence ATGACGAGCATGTCGAGGGCGAGGGTGGCCCGCCGGATCGCGGCCGGCGCCGCCTACGGCGGTGGCGGGATCGGTCTGGTCGGAGCGGCGGCGATGGGGCTGCTGCTGGCGGAGATGCAGCTGGCCAGGCGTCAGGTGGGAAACGGCACCACGCCGCATGTCCCGCAGGCCGAGGGCCGGTACGGCCACGCGTACACGGTTCCGGGTGAACCTCCCCTGCGTCTGGTGATGCTGGGCGACTCCACGGCCGCGGGCCAGGGCGTGCACCGGGCGGGCCAGACGCCGGGCGCGCTGCTGGCGTCGGGGCTGGCGGCGGTGGCGGAGCGCCCGGTGGAGCTGCGCAATGTCGCGCTGCCCGGGGCCACCTCGGACGACCTGGACCGCCAGGTGGCGCTGGTCCTGTCGGATCCGGCGCGGGTGCCGGACGTGTGCGTGATCATGATCGGCGCGAACGACGTGACGCACCGGATGCCGGCGACGCGTTCGGTGCGCCACCTGTCGTCCGCGGTACGGCGGCTGCGTACGGCCGGTGCCGAGGTGGTGGTGGGCACCTGTCCCGACCTGGGCACGATCGAGCCGGTCCAGCAGCCGTTGCGCTGGCTGGCGCGCAGAGCCTCCCGGCAGCTGGCGGCGGCCCAGACGATCGGCGCGGTCGAGCAGGGCGGGCGCACGGTGTCGCTCGGCGATCTGCTGGGTCCGGAGTTCGAGGCGAATCCGCGTGAGCTGTTCGGGCCGGACAACTACCACCCCTCGGCGGAGGGTTACGCGACGGCGGCGATGGCGGTGCTGCCGACGGTGTGCGCGGCCCTGAGCCTGTGGCCGGCCGACGAGGACCGTCCGGACGTGTCCCGTCGCGAGGGCTTCCTGCCGGTGGCGAGGGCGGCGGCGGAGGCCGCGTCGGAGGCCGGTACGGAGGTCGCCGCGGCGATGCCGACGGGTCCGACCGGGCCGTGGGCGCTGCTGAAGCGCAGGCGGAGGCGGCGGGTGCGGGCGACGGAGCCGGCCCCTGCCGTGAACGCCGTGCAGGGCGAGGCCGGCTCGTCCAGCGGCTGA
- a CDS encoding acetyl-CoA C-acetyltransferase, with translation MPEAVIVSTARSPIGRAVKGSLKDLRPDDLTATIIQAALAKVPELDPRDIDDLMLGCGLPGGEQGYNLGRIVAVQMGMDHLPGCTITRYCSSSLQTSRMALHAIKAGEGDVFISAGVEMVSRYAKGSSDGLPGTTNPLFDEAQARTAATAASEGSTWHDPREDGLLPDPYIAMGQTAENLARVKGVTRQDMDEFGVRSQNLAEEAIKNGFWEREITPVTLPDGTVVSKDDGPRAGVTLEGVQGLKPVFRPDGLVTAGNCCPLNDGAAAVVIMSDTKARELGLTPLARIVSTGVSGLSPEIMGLGPVDASNQALRRAGLTIDDIDLVEINEAFAAQVIPSYRDLNIPLEKLNVNGGAIAVGHPFGMTGARITGTLINSLQFHDKQFGLETMCVGGGQGMAMVIERLS, from the coding sequence ATGCCCGAAGCCGTGATCGTCTCGACCGCCCGCTCCCCCATCGGCCGCGCCGTCAAGGGCTCGCTCAAGGACCTGCGCCCCGACGACCTCACCGCCACGATCATCCAGGCCGCCCTCGCCAAGGTCCCCGAGCTGGACCCGCGCGACATCGACGACCTGATGCTCGGCTGCGGTCTGCCCGGCGGCGAGCAGGGCTACAACCTGGGCCGGATCGTCGCCGTGCAGATGGGCATGGACCACCTGCCGGGCTGCACGATCACCCGTTACTGTTCCTCCTCGCTCCAGACGAGCCGCATGGCCCTGCACGCCATCAAGGCCGGCGAGGGCGACGTCTTCATCTCGGCCGGTGTCGAGATGGTCTCCCGCTACGCCAAGGGCAGCTCGGACGGCCTGCCCGGCACCACCAACCCGCTCTTCGACGAGGCCCAGGCCCGCACCGCGGCCACCGCCGCCTCCGAGGGCTCGACCTGGCACGACCCGCGTGAGGACGGCCTGCTCCCCGACCCGTACATCGCGATGGGCCAGACCGCGGAGAACCTCGCCCGCGTCAAGGGCGTCACCCGCCAGGACATGGACGAGTTCGGCGTCCGCTCGCAGAACCTCGCCGAGGAAGCCATCAAGAACGGCTTCTGGGAGCGCGAGATCACCCCGGTCACGCTGCCCGACGGCACGGTCGTCTCCAAGGACGACGGCCCCCGTGCCGGCGTCACCCTGGAGGGCGTCCAGGGCCTCAAGCCCGTCTTCCGCCCCGACGGACTCGTCACCGCCGGCAACTGCTGCCCGCTGAACGACGGTGCCGCCGCGGTCGTGATCATGTCCGACACCAAGGCGCGCGAGCTCGGCCTCACCCCGCTCGCCCGGATCGTGTCGACCGGCGTCTCGGGCCTGTCCCCGGAGATCATGGGCCTCGGCCCGGTGGACGCGTCGAACCAGGCGCTGCGCCGCGCCGGTCTCACGATCGACGACATCGACCTGGTCGAGATCAACGAGGCGTTCGCCGCCCAGGTGATCCCCTCCTACCGCGACCTGAACATCCCGCTGGAGAAGCTGAACGTGAACGGTGGCGCGATCGCCGTCGGCCACCCCTTCGGCATGACCGGCGCCCGCATCACCGGCACGCTCATCAACTCCCTCCAGTTCCACGACAAGCAGTTCGGTCTGGAGACGATGTGCGTGGGCGGCGGCCAGGGCATGGCCATGGTCATCGAGCGCCTCAGCTGA
- a CDS encoding ABC transporter permease: protein MYELLKNLGTWLTSGSQWTGTDGIAHRLAEHLQYSLLATLVAAAIGLPLGLLIGHTGKGAFVAINLASFGRALPTVGLVVLVFLAGGLSMLPVYVALVALAVPAIVTNTYAGMTAVDPDVRDAARGQGMRGHQVLFQVELPLALPLIMTGLRLALIQVVATATIAAYVSFGGLGRYVFDGLAQRDLVQVLGGAVLVAVVAVALDLLLSALQRFLFRHRTA, encoded by the coding sequence ATGTACGAACTCCTCAAGAACCTCGGCACCTGGCTGACCAGCGGCTCCCAGTGGACGGGCACCGACGGCATCGCCCACCGCCTCGCCGAGCACCTCCAGTACTCGCTGCTGGCGACCCTCGTCGCGGCCGCCATCGGCCTCCCGCTCGGCCTGCTCATCGGCCACACCGGCAAGGGCGCCTTCGTCGCGATCAACCTCGCGTCCTTCGGCCGCGCCCTGCCCACCGTGGGCCTGGTCGTCCTGGTCTTCCTGGCCGGCGGCCTGTCCATGCTGCCGGTCTACGTCGCCCTCGTCGCCCTCGCGGTCCCGGCGATCGTCACCAACACGTACGCGGGGATGACGGCCGTGGACCCGGACGTGCGCGACGCCGCCCGCGGCCAGGGCATGCGCGGCCACCAGGTCCTGTTCCAGGTCGAGTTGCCCCTCGCGCTCCCCCTGATCATGACCGGCCTGCGCCTGGCACTGATCCAGGTCGTCGCCACCGCGACCATCGCGGCCTACGTCTCCTTCGGGGGCCTCGGCCGCTACGTCTTCGACGGCCTCGCCCAGCGCGATCTCGTGCAGGTGCTCGGCGGGGCGGTGCTGGTCGCCGTGGTCGCCGTAGCCCTCGACCTGCTGCTCTCCGCCCTCCAGCGCTTCCTCTTCCGCCACCGCACCGCGTAA
- a CDS encoding ABC transporter substrate-binding protein, protein MNRRTLLGGLFAAASVPALSACSSGITSLDGGGTTSGGSGSSKGGITIGTANFTENQVLGYLYAAVLQQAGVKVKVRPNLGTREIVIPALKAGDIDLLPEYQGALLNYLAPKDSSSEPGTMQNALTLALPAGLQVLPYGQAADSDCFAVTRATARKYGLVTLADLARHNGKLVIGAAPEVKKRRVGAVGLKEVYGVEFKEFKSLDSDGPLVKGALKKGDVDVANLFTTDTDIAANDWVVLTDPKNLIPSQHIVPLIADRKADDTVRKALARLGNILTTDQLTQLNSQVDNDKKDPEDVANAYAKQHGLA, encoded by the coding sequence ATGAACCGACGCACCCTCCTCGGCGGCCTCTTCGCGGCGGCCTCCGTCCCCGCACTCTCGGCCTGCTCCAGCGGCATCACCTCCCTCGACGGCGGCGGCACCACCTCCGGCGGCAGCGGCTCCAGCAAGGGCGGGATCACCATCGGCACCGCCAACTTCACCGAGAACCAGGTGCTGGGCTACCTCTACGCGGCCGTGCTCCAGCAGGCCGGCGTCAAGGTCAAGGTCCGCCCCAACCTCGGCACCCGGGAGATCGTGATCCCGGCGCTCAAGGCAGGCGACATCGACCTCCTGCCCGAGTACCAGGGCGCCCTCCTCAACTACCTGGCCCCGAAGGACAGTTCATCGGAGCCGGGCACCATGCAGAACGCCCTCACCCTGGCCCTGCCCGCCGGCCTCCAAGTGCTCCCCTACGGCCAGGCCGCCGACTCCGACTGCTTCGCCGTCACCCGCGCGACCGCGAGGAAGTACGGCCTCGTCACCCTCGCCGACCTCGCCCGGCACAACGGCAAGCTGGTCATCGGCGCCGCCCCCGAGGTCAAGAAGCGCCGGGTCGGCGCGGTCGGCCTGAAGGAGGTGTACGGCGTGGAGTTCAAGGAGTTCAAGTCGCTGGACTCCGACGGACCGCTGGTCAAGGGCGCCCTGAAGAAGGGCGACGTGGACGTGGCGAACCTCTTCACCACCGACACCGACATCGCGGCCAACGACTGGGTGGTGCTGACCGACCCCAAGAACCTGATCCCGAGCCAGCACATCGTCCCCCTCATCGCCGACCGCAAGGCCGACGACACGGTCCGCAAGGCCCTCGCCCGCCTCGGCAACATCCTCACCACCGACCAGCTGACCCAGCTCAACAGCCAGGTCGACAACGACAAGAAGGACCCGGAGGACGTGGCGAACGCCTACGCGAAGCAGCACGGGCTGGCCTAG
- a CDS encoding helix-turn-helix transcriptional regulator: MDGDLGDFLRSRRARIRPEDVGLPSYGRRRVPGLRREEVAQLAGVSVDYYIRLEQGRGPSVSDAVLDSIARVLRMNATEHAYLRTVARPPKREGRRRGSPPGVRPGVQLLLDSMDRTPAFVLGPAMEALAWNALGDALHGFSGLPPARRNLVRHLFLEREGRDLYPEWNSVAAQCVATLRLSAGAHADNRGVRELVGELSLKSEDFRRLWADHQVRACLYGEKRFRHPVAGLLTLSYESLTLPETPEQTLVVYTPEPGSETAERLALLGSWASTSA, translated from the coding sequence ATGGACGGGGATCTCGGAGACTTCCTGCGCTCGCGCCGTGCCCGCATCCGGCCCGAGGACGTGGGCCTGCCCTCGTACGGCCGACGCCGGGTGCCCGGACTGCGCCGCGAGGAGGTGGCGCAGCTGGCCGGAGTGAGCGTCGACTACTACATCCGCCTGGAGCAGGGCCGCGGCCCGAGCGTGTCGGACGCCGTGCTGGACTCCATCGCCCGGGTGCTGCGCATGAACGCGACCGAGCACGCCTATCTGCGCACGGTGGCCCGGCCGCCGAAGAGGGAGGGGCGCCGCCGCGGTTCGCCCCCGGGTGTCCGCCCCGGCGTCCAGCTGCTGCTCGACAGCATGGACCGCACCCCGGCCTTCGTCCTCGGACCCGCGATGGAGGCGCTGGCCTGGAACGCCCTCGGGGACGCGCTGCACGGCTTCAGCGGCCTGCCCCCGGCCCGGCGCAACCTCGTCCGGCACCTCTTCCTGGAACGCGAGGGCCGCGACCTCTACCCGGAGTGGAACTCGGTCGCCGCGCAGTGCGTGGCCACCCTGCGGCTGAGCGCGGGCGCCCACGCCGACAACCGCGGGGTGCGCGAGCTGGTCGGCGAACTCTCCCTCAAGAGCGAGGACTTCCGCCGGCTGTGGGCCGACCACCAGGTCAGGGCGTGCCTGTACGGCGAGAAGCGCTTCCGGCACCCGGTCGCGGGCCTGCTGACGCTGTCGTACGAGTCGCTGACGCTCCCGGAGACTCCGGAACAGACCCTGGTGGTCTACACGCCGGAGCCGGGCTCGGAGACCGCGGAGAGGCTGGCGCTGCTGGGCAGTTGGGCCAGTACGAGCGCGTAG
- a CDS encoding SDR family oxidoreductase — MSYENLAGRTAVVTGAASGIGEAVALTLAAQGARVALLARRAERLEAVVEKIVADGGRALAVVADVTDDASVAAAVARVHEAYGTVDLVVNNAGVMLPNPIEQARVDEWQSMIDTNLTGVLRITGAFAGDLGEAAARGGSADLVNVSSIAAHLTGFPGFAVYGATKAAVTHLSALLREEFSPRGVRVTNIEPGVTQTEITSHLDSEGQEAIVGLVEAFGALSAAELADVVAYVASRPAHVNLRQVVVMPTRQV; from the coding sequence ATGTCGTACGAGAATCTGGCCGGCCGTACCGCCGTCGTCACCGGGGCCGCGAGCGGGATCGGTGAGGCCGTGGCCCTGACGCTGGCCGCTCAGGGGGCGAGGGTCGCGCTGCTGGCGCGGCGCGCGGAGCGGCTCGAGGCCGTAGTGGAGAAGATCGTGGCCGACGGCGGGCGGGCGCTGGCGGTGGTCGCCGACGTCACGGACGACGCGTCGGTGGCGGCCGCGGTGGCGCGGGTCCACGAGGCGTACGGGACCGTCGACCTGGTCGTCAACAACGCCGGGGTCATGCTGCCGAACCCGATCGAGCAGGCGCGGGTCGACGAGTGGCAGTCGATGATCGACACCAACCTCACCGGGGTGCTGCGCATCACCGGGGCCTTCGCCGGGGACCTGGGCGAGGCGGCGGCGCGGGGCGGCAGCGCGGATCTCGTGAACGTCTCGTCCATCGCCGCGCACCTGACCGGCTTCCCGGGATTCGCGGTGTACGGGGCGACGAAGGCCGCGGTCACGCATCTCTCGGCGCTGCTGCGGGAGGAGTTCTCGCCGCGGGGAGTGCGGGTGACCAACATCGAGCCGGGGGTGACCCAGACGGAGATCACCTCGCATCTCGACTCGGAGGGGCAGGAGGCGATCGTGGGGCTCGTCGAGGCGTTCGGGGCGCTGTCGGCGGCCGAGCTGGCGGATGTCGTGGCGTACGTCGCGAGCCGGCCGGCGCATGTGAATCTGCGGCAGGTGGTGGTGATGCCTACGCGTCAGGTGTGA